A stretch of Monomorium pharaonis isolate MP-MQ-018 chromosome 7, ASM1337386v2, whole genome shotgun sequence DNA encodes these proteins:
- the LOC105832645 gene encoding HSPB1-associated protein 1 codes for MNCHLRPLEEILKEVLPNLKEPVLFQNMLQNSNGSYEWKLLKWSLTDLVKKFGDKKLPFRVGDHNKRTCTLQHKEWDLDNPTAKPVHLTLEEFVALQSKEVNKDNKWYYCDYKHIKEWLNDDTEIIESFNWLMFGVDKKLGENGINSTFWIGSKGAHTDCHWDTYGYNLVAQIYGRKIWLLYPPNTDLIPVRLPYEESTVYSRFNIYCLSEEEKDYVLSIKEKPKLITLEPGDVLFVPNGWWHYVESLDQITVSVNIWGELKKDNKARVEEALVKLIVAKIGDYTQFSNKETKHYTRKVEDAIFEWIRKVEEEETNAKSAPKIPAKRSVSKPQTAKELAEEYPYYIKLLPDADEKEFKEFIEERRKRDDEKDLSDKESASGDHIPNPQYDSFLESLINALCHPEVVRKAAKILLDRHY; via the exons atgaattgcCACTTACGACCATTAGAAGAAATTCTGAAAGAGGTTCTACCGAACCTTAAAGAACctgtattatttcaaaatatgttacaaaattCTAATGGTTCTTACGAGTGGAAATTACTTAAGTGGAGTTTGACAGAtctagttaaaaagtttggAGATAAGAAGTTACCATTTCGAGTTGGTGATCATAACAAGCGTACA TGTACCCTGCAGCACAAGGAATGGGACTTGGATAATCCTACTGCAAAACCTGTTCACTTGACATTGGAAGAATTTGTTGCTTTACAAAGCAAAGAGGTTAATAAGGATAATAAATGGTATTACTGTGATTACAAACATATAAAGGAGTGGCTTAATGATGACACAGAAATTATAGAGTCTTTTAATTGGCTCATGTTTGGGGTTGATAAAAAACTTGGAGAAAACGGAATAAATTCTACTTTTTGGATTGGAAGCAAAGGTGCTCATACTGATTGTCATTGGGATACCTATGGTTACAATTTAGTGGCACAAATATATGGCAG aaaaatatggTTGCTGTATCCACCTAACACTGATCTGATACCAGTTAGACTTCCTTATGAGGAGTCAACTGTATATAgcagatttaatatttactgcCTGAGTGAGGAAGAAAAAGACTATGTGTtaagtataaaagaaaaaccaaAACTAATAACTCTAGAACCTGGAGATGTTTTATTTGTGCCTAATGGCTGGTGGCATTATGTAGAATCTCTAGATCAGATTACTGTGAGTGTTAACATATGGGGAGAgttgaaaaaagataataaggCACGAGTCGAGGAAGCTCTGGTTAAACTGATAGTAGCCAAAATAGGAGATTATACGCAGTTTTCGAACAAGGAAACTAAACATTACACAAGAAAA GTCGAAGATGCTATTTTTGAATGGATAAGAAAAGTGGAAGAGGAGGAGACGAACGCAAAATCGGCACCAAAGATACCTGCGAAAAGATCTGTATCTAAACCACAGACGGCAAAAGAATTGGCTGAAGAATACCCCTATTATATCAAGTTGTTACCTGATGCGGACGAGAaggaatttaaagaatttattgaaGAAAGACGGAAAAGAGATGACGAAAAGGATCTGTCGGATAAAGAGAGCGCGTCTGGAGATCACATACCTAATCCCCAATATGACTCGTTCCTTGAATCTCTTATCAATGCTTTATGTCATCCAGAAGTTGTTAGGAAAGCAGCAAAAATATTGCTAGATAGacattactaa
- the LOC105832644 gene encoding endoribonuclease Dcr-1 → MAFPLNDQVYTKSFTPREYEVELLYTAKEKNIIVCLGKNSEQTFLSIKLIQEFATNNRRLISDGGKRAVYILNDQNKCTIIGTYIKQLTDLKVLACNSGALEEFDESFQSSHILVGTLKVYAQLISEKKLSPCHINLVIVDECHKSIQDSNLKFVLQTFLSCNNVPRIIGLAVPVFNLTQEPGRLGLEIEKVETAFQCQVETANDILSIIRYSPKPREYVVEYDRGEKKDLYNTLKSCVLHAIEFLRDHRYDPMEIYTEEFYEDIQKIPDPIQKPFEMMQDFLYILETLGPWCADRAALTLLFLTEKLKIKTPYERHYLLLNMMTSVFIKIRALCDNEFQHLSEKERIYQYSTPKVHRLLQILKIYTPFYIRETNTPEKKANADINSKNCVTKSDKNISFSRNQEKPVKRFGGNWKSNDDNYKKYKSQRYPCSGTDPDHLCGVIFVDKGFTAKVLFYLLSEICKHDEDLHFLSPLYTIERNPDDVGYSRDLEMEHRKQEEVLKRFRIHECNLLIATSILEEGIDIPKCNFVMRYDFPKNYQSYIQCKSRARAMDALHVLLVPQEASKELIWQLAQYQYIEKTLLLKCSNKELTEDEETEADMYAAMIPHYKPLNGDDAPKVTFNSAISLVNRYCAKLPSDTFTRLTPEWRIERVNVHDTVMYICLLRLPINSPLKYVITSYPMPNRAMARRMAALQMCIDLHRENEIDDNLLPIGKENFKAKPEDAEVPALPDESRADFSEARPGTTKRRQYYYKKTAEALTDCRPVVGVPSYLYHINMVLSCPLPEEQNTRGRRIYPPEESAIGFGILTLKKIPKLCPFPIYTRSGEVHVQLKLSKETVILDEVQIERVDTFLNYTFTNVLRLQKYLMLFDPNASENSYIIVPVKILASEGSDVSVDWNFLECIYQNRNAVPTKIPEEDRKNFKFDPSKYYDAVIMPWYRSQDQPQYFYVAEICTNLNPKSSFPGHDYSTFEEYYLKKYGIQIQNLEQSLLDVDHTSARLNFLTPRYVNRKGVALPTSSEETKRAKRENLEQKQILVAELCAIHPFPASLWRQAVCLPCILYRINALLLANQIRCQVAHMINLGQENLNSDFEWPALDFGWSLAEVLKKSKETEKTKQTKSDNIQDSSLNDVDSNKCQNVTSGQDTNNKQYISSNEIESCKQVKLEPTDNARTDEVEKDETIADEEQKDDELEIGTWSNDMAWSNDVTMNSSMDYNTSDNLKSFPLNVTACVLPQDFVWNDIRYGSPTYESDFDGYESDDVYSDGFADTSDESEAESRGLKISYMGENIAEAVEDEKQICKQEINKKILDLLETEKNFDNNFWMYAEKDQELSLAKHKEAHYEFAKRKEHEIMTDGTFISCNSDIAIKRKNSLSCQTECKKPNYKHKDYIETVVKRFTCEVLNKKLPNESARMIKKEINKPNEGNYLNNHLFSFDYQPELKGHPGPSPSLILQALTMSNANDGINLERLETIGDSFLKYAITTYLYCTYDNIHEGKLSHLRSKQVSNLNLYRLGRQKMLGESMIATKFEPHDNWLPPCYYVPKELEQALIESGVPSALWNQADIPTLQAVNPTEITQLVKETEEKLVIMKSELDKNESRLSNNLDNLRCFIPYNLITQHSIPDKSIADCVEALIGAYLIACGPRGALLFMTWLGIHVLPTEQVCVISENEPEERIPGSTPYIKKVDQRGKTTWTQICYGKLEEPQNPLLRYIHDPESELYMMLDGYEELEKSIGYKFRDSSYLLQAFTHASYQPNRLTDCYQRLEFLGDAVLDYLITRHLYEDSRQHSPGALTDLRSALVNNTIFASLAVRCGFHKYFRHLSPGLSVVINRFVRIQEENGHSISEEYYLIGEEECEEAEDVEVPKALGDVFESLAGAIYLDSGMSLDAVWSVYYTIMKSEIEQFSTNVPKSPIRELLELEPETAKFGRPEKLADGRRVRVTVDVFGKGSFKGIGRNYRIAKCTAAKCALKKLKSKAQNYPRQKL, encoded by the exons ATGGCATTTCCACTAAATGACCAGGTTTATACAAAATCTTTTACTCCAAGAGAGTACGAG GTAGAACTTCTTTATAcagcgaaagaaaaaaatataattgtctgTTTGGGAAAAAATTCTGAGCAAACCTTTCtttctataaaattgattCAAGAGTTTGCAACTAATAATAGGAG attaatcAGCGATGGTGGAAAACGAGCAGTATATATACTAAACGATCAAAACAAGTGTACAATAATAGGAACTTACATAAAGCAATTAACGGATCTGAAAGTACTAGCATGCAATTCTGGTGCACTTGAGGAATTTGATGAAAGTTTTCAAAGTTCTCat atATTAGTTGGAACACTAAAGGTCTACGCACAACTAATATCGGAAAAGAAACTTTCACCATGTCACATAAATCTAGTCATAGTAGACGAGTGCCATAAGTCTATCCAAGATAGCAATCTAAAGTTTGTTCTGCAAACTTTTTTATCGTGCAACAATGTTCCTAGAATAATTGGATTAGCGGTACCGGTGTTTAATTTGACACAAGAACCTGGAAGATTGGGCTTAGAGATAGAGAAAGTAGAAACTGCCTTCCAGTGTCAAGTGGAAACTGCTAATGATATTCTTTCAATAATacg TTACAGTCCAAAACCAAGAGAGTATGTTGTGGAATATGATAGGGGAGAAAAGAAAGACTTGTATAATACGCTTAAAAGTTGCGTTCTACAtgcgattgaatttttacGGGATCATCGGTATGATCCAATGGAGATTTATACCGAAGAATTTTATGAGGACATTCAAAAAATTCCTGACCCCATACAAAAACCTTTTGAGATGATGCAagattttttgtacatattggAAACTCTTGGACCATGGTGTGCGGATCGTGCTGCTCTAACGTTACTAtttctaacagaaaaattgaaaatcaaaACTCCATATGAGAGGCATTATCTTCTATTAAACATGATGACatctgtttttataaaaattcg TGCCCTTTGTGATAACGAATTTCAACATTTATCTGAGAAAGAAAGGATATATCAATATAGTACTCCAAAAGTTCATCGACTATtgcaaatcttaaaaatttacactCCTTTTTATATCAGAGAGACTAACACTCCAGAAAAGAAGGCGAATGCTG ATATTAATTCAAAGAATTGTGTTACTAAaagtgacaaaaatatttctttctcgaGAAATCAGGAAAAACCTGTGAAAAGGTTTGGAGGTAATTGGAAATCTAACgatgataattacaaaaagtacAAATCACAACGTTACCCCTGTAGTGGTACAGATCCTGATCACCTCTGTGGAGTAATTTTTGTGGACAAAGGATTCACAgctaaagttttattttatttattaagc GAAATATGCAAACATGACGAAGATTTGCACTTTTTGTCACCTCTTTATACCATTGAAAGAAACCCTGATGACGTTGGTTATTCAAGAGATTTAGAAATGGAACATAGAAAGCAGGAAGAAGTCTTAAAGCGATTTAGAATTCATGAATGCAACTTATTGATTGCAACTTCAATCTTGGAAGAAG GCATCGATATTccaaaatgcaattttgtgaTGAGATATGACTTTCCGAAGAATTATCAGTCATATATACAATGTAAGAGTAGAGCGAGAGCCATGGATGCCTTGCATGTATTATTGGTGCCACAAGAAGCATCTAAAGAACTTATATGGCAGTTAGCTCAATATCAATATATAGAAAAG actttattattaaaatgttctaataaAGAGCTAACTGAGGACGAAGAGACTGAAGCAGACATGTATGCTGCAATGATACCACATTACAAACCACTCAATGGTGACGATGCTCCTAAAGTGACTTTTAATTCTGCTATTTCGTTAGTTAATAg ATATTGCGCGAAATTACCGAGCGATACATTCACGAGATTAACACCAGAATGGCGTATTGAGAGGGTAAACGTCCATGATACAGTCATGTATATTTGTTTGTTACGTCTTCCTATTAATTCACCGTTGAAATATGTTATTAcg TCATATCCAATGCCGAATAGAGCGATGGCTAGACGTATGGCTGCCTTGCAAATGTGTATCGATCTACATCGAGAAAATGAGATAGatgataatttattacctATCGGAAAGGAAAACTTTAAAGCTAAACCCGAAGATGCAGAGGTACCCGCCTTGCCAGATGAAAGCAGAGCTGACTTTTCAGAAGCTAGACCGGGGACGACAAAACGGcgacaatattattataaaaag ACAGCTGAAGCATTAACGGATTGTAGACCGGTAGTTGGAGTACCGTCTTATCTATATCACATTAACATGGTACTAAGTTGTCCTTTACCCGAAGAGCAAAATACACGTGGTAGACGTATTTATCCTCCTGAAGAATCGGCCATTGGATTTGGTATACTTACATTAAAGAAGATACCCAAG TTGTGTCCATTCCCTATTTATACTAGGTCTGGTGAAGTTCATGTGCAATTAAAACTTAGTAAGGAAACTGTAATTCTGGATGAAGTTCAGATAGAAAGAGTTGAcacttttcttaattatacttttacaaaCGTTTTgagattacaaaaatatctaatgCTCTTTGATCCAAACGCTTCCGagaattcatatataattgtacCAGTAAAAATAC tTGCGTCTGAAGGATCGGATGTTAGTGTGGATTGGAATTTTTTGGAATGTATTTATCAGAACCGAAATGCAGTGCCAACTAAGATTCCAGAagaagatagaaaaaattttaaatttgatccATCTAAATATTATGATGCTGTAATCATGCCATGGTATAGAAGTCAAGATCAACCGcag TACTTCTATGTAGCGGAAATATGCACGAACTTAAATCCAAAATCTTCTTTTCCCGGACATGACTATAGCACTTTTGAAGAATATTACTTGAAAAAGTACGgaatacaaatacaaaatctaGAGCAATCATTGTTAGATGTGGATCATACATCAGCcagattaaactttttaactcCTAG ATATGTAAATCGCAAAGGTGTCGCATTACCTACAAGCAGCGAAGAGACAAAACGTgcaaagagagaaaatttagAACAGAAACAAATTCTCGTTGCTGAATTATGCGCTATTCATCCTTTTCCAGCGTCTTTATGGAGACAAGCGGTCTGCTTACCCTGCATATTATATAGAATCAATGCCTTGTTGCTCGCTAATCAGATACGATGTCAAGTTGCacatatgataaatttagGACAAGAAAATCTGAATTCAG aTTTCGAGTGGCCGGCGTTAGATTTTGGGTGGAGCTTGGCAGAGGTATTGAAAAAATCGAAGGAAACGGAAAAAACGAAACAGACTAAAAGTGACAATATTCAGGATTCGTCTTTGAACGATGTAGACAGTAATAAGTGTCAAAATGTGACATCTGGCCAAGATACGAATAATAAACAGTATATATCGTCCAACGAGATTGAGTCGTGCAAACAAGTGAAACTGGAACCCACCGACAATGCACGAACCGATGAAGTAGAGAAAGATGAGACGATTGCAGACGAGGAGCAGAAAGATGATGAGCTGGAGATTGGTACATGGTCAAACGATATGGCATGGTCAAACGATGTGACGATGAATTCTTCGATGGATTATAACACTTCGGATAATCTGAAATCGTTTCCTCTAAATGTGACGGCTTGTGTGTTGCCACAAGATTTTGTTTGGAATGACATTCGATATGGTTCGCCAACGTACGAGTCTGATTTCGATGGTTACGAATCAGATGACGTATATAGCGACGGCTTTGCCGATACATCTGACGAAAGTGAGGCTGAAAGTAGGGGTTTAAAGATTTCTTACATGGGAGAAAATATCGCCGAAGCAGTGGAGGATGAGaaacaaatatgtaaacaGGAGATCAACAAAAAAATCTTGGATCTTTTAGagacggaaaaaaattttgacaataatttTTGGATGTATGCGGAAAAGGATCAAGAGTTATCACTCGCGAAACATAAAGAAGCACATTATGAGTTTGCCAAGAGAAAGGAGCACGAAATAATGACTGACGGTACTTTTATATCTTGCAATTCAGATATTGCGATTAAGAGGAAAAACTCATTGAGTTGCCAAACTGAGTGCAAAAAGCcgaattataaacataaagacTATATAGAAACTGttgtaaaaagatttacttgcGAAGTATTAAATAAGAAGCTACCTAATGAATCTGCTCGcatgataaaaaaagagattaacAAACCAAACGaaggaaattatttaaataaccaTCTCTTTAGTTTCGATTATCAACCAGAATTAAAAGGTCATCCAGGACCAAGTCCTAGTCTGATCCTCCAAGCTTTAACAATGTCTAATGCGAATGATGGGATTAATTTAGAGCGGTTGGAAACTATCGGCGATTCATTCCTCAAGTATGCTATAACTACATATTTGTATTGCACGTATGACAATATCCACGAAGGAAAGCTTAGTCACTTGAGATCAAAGCAG GTCAgcaatttaaatctttacagACTCGGCAGACAGAAGATGCTCGGCGAGAGCATGATAGCGACCAAGTTTGAGCCGCATGACAATTGGCTACCTCCTTGTTACTACGTTCCCAAGGAACTCGAGCAAGCATTGATCGAATCTGGCGTCCCTTCTGCTCTGTGGAATCAAGCTGATATTCCTACTTTGCAAGCCGTTAACCCTACCGAAATAACTCAACTCGTTAAAGAGACTGAGGAAAAACTCGTCATTATGAAAAGTGAATTGGATAAAAACGAAAGTAGACTGTCAAACAATTTAGATAATTTGCGATGCTTCATAccttacaatttaattacgcAGCACAGTATTCCCGATAAAAGTATCGCGGATTGTGTGGAAGCTTTGATAGGAGCATATTTAATAGCATGTGGACCCCGTGGGGCGCTTCTCTTCATGACTTGGTTAGGAATTCATGTTTTGCCTACCGAGCAAGTTTGTGTGATAAGCGAAAATGAGCCAGAAGAAAGAATACCCGGTAGTACACCATACATAAAGAAAGTCGATCAACGTGGTAAAACTACATGGACACAA atttgttATGGAAAGTTGGAAGAACCACAAAATCCATTGCTCCGTTACATTCATGATCCGGAGAGCGAACTGTATATGATGCTCGACGGGTACGAAGAATTGGAAAAAAGTATAGGATATAAATTTCGTGACAGTAGTTATCTTTTGCAAGCATTCACGCATGCCTCTTATCAGCCAAACCGATTAACAGATTGTTATCAACGTTTGGAATTTCTTGGCGATGCTGTACtag attatttaataactagACATTTATATGAGGATTCTCGGCAACATTCGCCAGGTGCTTTAACTGATTTAAGATCCGCTTTAGTCAATAACACGATATTTGCTTCTTTAGCTGTGAGGTGTggttttcataaatattttcgcCACCTTTCTCCTGGGCTAAGTGTAGTAATAAATCGTTTTGTCAGAATACAAGAAGAAAATGGACATTCCATTAGCGAAGag TATTACTTAATTGGCGAAGAGGAATGTGAGGAAGCTGAAGACGTAGAGGTTCCAAAGGCACTAGGTGATGTTTTTGAGTCATTAGCTGGCGCTATTTACTTGGATAGCGGAATGTCTCTTGATGCGGTGTGGAGTGTTTATTACACAATAATGAAGTCAGAAATTG aaCAATTCAGTACAAATGTTCCTAAATCTCCAATTCGTGAATTATTGGAATTAGAACCTGAAACAGCAAAATTTGGTAGGCCTGAGAAATTGGCCGATGGCCGTAGAGTTCGAGTAACCGTAGACGTCTTTGGTAAGGGTTCTTTTAAAGGAATCGGACGAAATTACAGAATTGCAAAATGTACAGCGGCTAAATGCGCCTTAAAGAAGTTAAAAAGCAAAGCACAGAACTATCCAAGGCAAAAACTATGA